A portion of the Pseudomonas sp. PSE14 genome contains these proteins:
- the rpsQ gene encoding 30S ribosomal protein S17, producing the protein MAEAQNTVRTLTGRVVSDKMDKTVTVLIERRVKHPIYGKYVKRSTKLHAHDETNQCRVGDLVTIRETRPLAKTKAWTLVDIVERAVEV; encoded by the coding sequence ATGGCTGAAGCTCAGAACACCGTCCGTACGCTGACTGGCCGCGTCGTCAGCGACAAGATGGACAAGACCGTTACCGTTCTGATCGAGCGTCGCGTAAAGCACCCGATCTACGGCAAATACGTGAAGCGTTCGACCAAACTGCACGCCCACGACGAAACCAATCAGTGCCGCGTTGGTGACCTGGTCACCATCCGCGAGACCCGTCCGCTGGCCAAGACCAAGGCCTGGACCCTGGTTGATATCGTCGAGCGCGCGGTTGAAGTCTAA
- the rplV gene encoding 50S ribosomal protein L22, with translation MEVAAKLSGARISAQKARLVADQIRGKKVGDALNLLAFSNKKAAEIMKKVLESAVANAEHNEGADVDDLKVSTVFVNEGRSLKRIMPRAKGRADRIVKRSCHITVKVADK, from the coding sequence ATGGAAGTAGCCGCTAAGCTCTCGGGCGCTCGTATCTCCGCCCAGAAAGCCCGCTTGGTCGCCGACCAGATCCGCGGGAAGAAGGTGGGCGATGCGCTCAACCTCCTGGCTTTCAGCAACAAGAAAGCCGCCGAGATCATGAAGAAAGTGCTGGAGTCGGCCGTGGCCAACGCCGAGCACAACGAAGGCGCCGATGTGGATGACCTGAAGGTCTCCACCGTCTTCGTCAACGAAGGTCGTTCGCTCAAGCGCATCATGCCGCGTGCCAAAGGCCGTGCTGATCGCATCGTCAAGCGGTCTTGCCATATCACTGTCAAGGTTGCGGACAAGTAA
- the rplP gene encoding 50S ribosomal protein L16, whose protein sequence is MLQPKRTKFRKQMTGHNRGLAHRGSKVSFGEFALKATSRGRLTARQIESARRALTRHVKRGGKIWIRVFPDKPVTKKPLEVRMGKGKGGVEYWVAQIQPGKVLYEIEGVSEELAREAFALAAAKLPLATSFVKRTVM, encoded by the coding sequence ATGCTGCAACCTAAGCGTACGAAGTTCCGCAAGCAAATGACCGGTCACAACCGTGGCCTGGCTCATCGCGGTTCCAAAGTCAGCTTCGGCGAGTTCGCCCTCAAGGCAACCAGCCGTGGCCGTCTCACCGCGCGTCAGATCGAGTCCGCACGTCGTGCGCTGACCCGTCACGTTAAACGTGGCGGCAAGATCTGGATTCGCGTATTCCCCGACAAGCCTGTTACCAAGAAGCCCCTGGAAGTACGTATGGGTAAAGGTAAGGGCGGCGTCGAGTACTGGGTAGCCCAGATTCAACCGGGCAAGGTCCTGTACGAGATCGAGGGTGTATCCGAAGAGCTGGCGCGTGAGGCATTCGCCCTGGCTGCTGCAAAGCTGCCGCTCGCCACCTCCTTTGTTAAGCGGACGGTGATGTGA
- the rplB gene encoding 50S ribosomal protein L2, with the protein MAIVKCKPTSAGRRFVVKVVNQDLHKGAPFAPLLEKKSKSGGRNNNGRITTRHIGGGHKQHYRLVDFRRNKDGIPAIVERVEYDPNRTAHIALLKYADGERRYIIAPKGVVAGDQLISGIGAPIKAGNNMPLRNIPVGSTIHGIELKPGKGAQIARSAGASAQLVAREGAYVTVRLRSGEMRKVLADCRATLGEVSNSEHSLRSLGKAGAKRWRGVRPTVRGVAMNPVDHPHGGGEGRTSAGRHPVSPWGLQTKGKKTRANKRTDNMIVRRRK; encoded by the coding sequence ATGGCAATCGTTAAATGCAAACCGACTTCCGCTGGTCGTCGTTTCGTCGTCAAGGTAGTGAACCAGGACCTGCACAAAGGTGCTCCGTTCGCTCCCCTGCTCGAGAAGAAGTCCAAGTCGGGCGGCCGTAACAACAACGGTCGTATCACCACCCGTCATATCGGTGGTGGCCACAAGCAGCACTATCGTCTGGTCGACTTCCGCCGCAACAAGGATGGCATCCCTGCCATCGTTGAGCGCGTTGAATACGATCCGAACCGTACTGCTCACATCGCTCTGCTGAAATACGCGGACGGCGAGCGTCGCTACATCATCGCTCCGAAAGGCGTGGTGGCTGGTGATCAACTGATCTCCGGTATCGGCGCTCCGATCAAGGCCGGCAACAACATGCCGCTGCGCAACATCCCGGTGGGTAGCACCATCCACGGTATCGAACTGAAGCCTGGTAAAGGCGCTCAGATCGCTCGCTCCGCTGGCGCTTCGGCTCAGCTGGTTGCCCGTGAAGGTGCATACGTAACCGTACGTCTGCGTTCCGGCGAAATGCGCAAAGTCCTGGCTGACTGCCGTGCGACCCTGGGTGAAGTCTCGAACTCCGAGCACAGCCTGCGTTCGCTGGGTAAAGCTGGTGCCAAGCGCTGGCGTGGCGTTCGCCCGACCGTTCGTGGTGTTGCCATGAACCCGGTCGACCACCCGCATGGTGGTGGTGAAGGTCGTACCTCTGCTGGTCGTCATCCGGTATCGCCGTGGGGTCTTCAGACCAAGGGTAAGAAGACTCGCGCGAACAAGCGTACCGACAACATGATCGTCCGTCGCCGCAAGTAA
- the rpsN gene encoding 30S ribosomal protein S14: MAKESMKNRELKRQQTVAKYAKKRAELKAIIANPNSSAEERWNAQVALQKQPRDASASRLRNRCRLTGRPHGFYRKFGLSRNKLREAAMRGDVPGLVKASW; this comes from the coding sequence ATGGCTAAAGAGAGCATGAAGAACCGTGAGCTGAAGCGTCAGCAAACGGTAGCCAAGTACGCCAAAAAGCGTGCCGAGCTGAAAGCGATCATCGCTAATCCGAACTCCTCCGCGGAAGAGCGTTGGAATGCCCAGGTCGCCCTGCAGAAGCAGCCCCGTGACGCGAGCGCCAGCCGCCTGCGTAACCGCTGCCGTCTGACCGGTCGTCCGCACGGCTTCTACCGCAAGTTCGGTCTGAGCCGTAACAAGCTGCGCGAAGCTGCAATGCGCGGCGACGTACCGGGTCTGGTGAAAGCCAGCTGGTAA
- the rpsC gene encoding 30S ribosomal protein S3 translates to MGQKVHPNGIRLGIVKEHTSVWYADKRTYADYLFADLKVREYLQDKLKSASVSRIDIHRPAQTARITIHTARPGIVIGKKGEDVEKLRQDLTKQMGVPVHINIEEIRKPELDGMLVAQSVAQQLERRVMFRRAMKRAVQNAMRIGAKGIKIQVSGRLGGAEIARTEWYREGRVPLHTLRADIDYATYEAHTTYGVIGVKVWIFKGEVIGGRQEELKPVAPAPRKKAAK, encoded by the coding sequence ATGGGTCAGAAAGTACATCCCAATGGCATCCGCCTGGGTATCGTCAAGGAGCACACCTCCGTTTGGTACGCAGATAAGCGCACTTACGCCGATTATCTGTTCGCCGACCTGAAGGTACGTGAGTATCTCCAAGACAAACTAAAAAGCGCGTCCGTAAGCCGTATCGATATCCATCGTCCGGCTCAAACTGCACGCATCACCATCCACACCGCTCGTCCCGGCATCGTGATCGGCAAGAAAGGTGAAGATGTTGAGAAGCTGCGTCAGGACCTGACCAAGCAAATGGGTGTGCCTGTGCACATCAACATCGAAGAGATCCGCAAGCCGGAACTCGACGGTATGCTGGTTGCGCAGAGCGTAGCTCAGCAGCTGGAGCGTCGCGTTATGTTCCGTCGCGCCATGAAGCGCGCTGTACAGAACGCCATGCGCATTGGTGCCAAAGGCATCAAGATCCAGGTAAGCGGTCGTCTGGGCGGCGCTGAAATCGCTCGTACCGAGTGGTATCGCGAAGGTCGTGTGCCCCTGCACACCCTGCGTGCCGACATCGACTACGCAACCTACGAAGCGCACACCACCTACGGTGTGATCGGTGTGAAGGTTTGGATCTTCAAAGGCGAGGTCATTGGTGGCCGCCAGGAAGAGCTGAAGCCTGTAGCGCCCGCTCCTCGTAAAAAAGCTGCTAAGTAA
- the rplN gene encoding 50S ribosomal protein L14, whose translation MIQTQSMLDVADNSGARRVMCIKVLGGSHRRYAGIGDIIKVTVKEAIPRGKVKKGQVMTAVVVRTKHGVRRTDGSIIRFDGNAAVLLNNKQEPIGTRIFGPVTRELRTEKFMKIVSLAPEVL comes from the coding sequence ATGATTCAGACTCAATCCATGCTCGATGTCGCTGACAACAGCGGCGCGCGTCGCGTAATGTGCATCAAGGTACTCGGCGGTTCCCACCGTCGTTACGCCGGCATTGGCGACATCATCAAGGTCACCGTCAAGGAAGCGATTCCGCGTGGCAAGGTGAAGAAGGGCCAGGTAATGACTGCCGTGGTCGTTCGCACCAAGCACGGCGTACGTCGTACCGACGGTTCCATCATTCGCTTCGACGGCAACGCCGCCGTCCTGCTGAACAACAAGCAGGAGCCGATCGGCACCCGTATCTTCGGGCCGGTGACTCGTGAACTTCGTACCGAGAAGTTCATGAAGATCGTCTCCCTTGCCCCTGAAGTGCTGTAA
- the rplR gene encoding 50S ribosomal protein L18 has translation MSVKKETRLRRARKARLKMRELEAVRLCVYRSAQHIYAQVIAADGGKVLASASTLDKELREGATGNIDAAKKVGQLVAERAKAAGVTQVAFDRSGFKYHGRIKALADAAREGGLEF, from the coding sequence ATGAGCGTCAAGAAAGAAACCCGTCTGCGCCGCGCTCGCAAGGCACGCCTGAAGATGCGCGAACTGGAAGCCGTACGCCTCTGTGTGTACCGCTCCGCCCAGCACATCTACGCCCAGGTCATTGCGGCCGATGGCGGCAAGGTCCTGGCCAGCGCCTCGACCCTGGACAAGGAACTGCGCGAAGGTGCCACCGGCAACATCGACGCAGCCAAGAAAGTTGGTCAACTGGTCGCCGAACGCGCCAAGGCTGCCGGCGTCACTCAGGTGGCGTTCGACCGTTCTGGCTTCAAGTACCACGGCCGTATCAAGGCCCTGGCTGATGCCGCTCGCGAAGGCGGTCTGGAGTTCTAA
- the rplX gene encoding 50S ribosomal protein L24 — MQKIRRDDEVIVIAGKDKGKRGKVLKVLADDRLVVGGVNLIKRHTKPNPMLNQQGGIVEKEAPLHVSNVAIFNAETNKADRVGFKVEDGKKIRVFKSTQKPVQA, encoded by the coding sequence ATGCAAAAAATTCGTCGTGACGACGAAGTCATCGTCATTGCCGGCAAGGACAAGGGCAAGCGTGGCAAGGTGCTGAAAGTTCTCGCTGACGACCGTCTGGTCGTTGGCGGTGTGAACCTGATCAAGCGCCACACCAAGCCCAACCCCATGCTCAACCAGCAAGGCGGGATCGTCGAGAAGGAGGCGCCTCTGCACGTCTCCAACGTCGCCATCTTCAACGCTGAAACCAACAAGGCTGACCGCGTTGGCTTCAAGGTCGAAGACGGTAAGAAGATTCGTGTCTTCAAGTCGACCCAGAAACCGGTTCAGGCTTGA
- the rplF gene encoding 50S ribosomal protein L6, whose amino-acid sequence MSRVAKNPVKLPAGVEIKLAGQELSIKGAKGALELKVHPSVEVIQDNGELRFAARNGDQQTRAMAGTTRALVNNMVIGVSQGFERKLQLVGVGYKAQAKGQVLSLALGFSHPVDYELPAGIVAETPSQTDILIKGIDKQLVGQVAAEIRDFRPPEPYKGKGVRYADEVVLRKEAKKK is encoded by the coding sequence ATGTCTCGCGTTGCTAAGAACCCCGTCAAGCTGCCCGCCGGCGTTGAAATCAAGCTGGCTGGCCAGGAGCTTTCGATCAAGGGTGCCAAAGGCGCTCTCGAGCTGAAAGTCCATCCGTCCGTCGAAGTCATTCAGGACAACGGTGAGCTGCGTTTCGCTGCGCGTAACGGCGACCAGCAGACCCGTGCCATGGCCGGTACCACCCGCGCTCTGGTCAACAACATGGTGATCGGCGTCAGCCAGGGCTTCGAGCGCAAGCTCCAGCTGGTCGGCGTTGGTTACAAGGCGCAGGCCAAAGGCCAAGTGCTGTCCCTGGCTCTCGGCTTCTCCCACCCGGTTGATTACGAACTGCCTGCCGGCATCGTAGCGGAAACCCCCAGCCAGACCGATATCCTGATCAAGGGCATCGACAAGCAGCTGGTGGGTCAGGTAGCTGCGGAAATCCGCGACTTCCGTCCGCCGGAGCCGTACAAAGGCAAGGGCGTGCGTTACGCCGACGAAGTCGTCCTTCGTAAAGAAGCCAAGAAGAAGTAG
- the rplE gene encoding 50S ribosomal protein L5 produces MARLKEIYRKEIAPKLKQELQLANVMEVPRVTKITLNMGLGEAVGDKKVIESAVADLEKIAGQKPVVTYARKSIAGFKIREGWPIGVKVTLRGDRMYEFLDRLLSISLPRVRDFRGLNAKSFDGRGNYSMGVKEQIIFPEIDYDKIDALRGMDITLTTTARTDDEGRALLRAFNFPFRN; encoded by the coding sequence ATGGCACGATTGAAAGAAATTTATCGGAAGGAAATCGCTCCCAAGCTGAAGCAAGAGCTTCAGCTGGCGAACGTGATGGAAGTTCCGCGCGTTACCAAAATCACCCTGAACATGGGTCTTGGCGAAGCTGTTGGTGACAAGAAAGTCATCGAGAGCGCCGTAGCCGATCTGGAAAAGATCGCGGGTCAAAAGCCGGTCGTGACTTACGCTCGTAAGTCCATCGCTGGCTTCAAGATCCGTGAAGGCTGGCCGATTGGCGTGAAAGTCACCCTGCGTGGCGACCGCATGTACGAGTTCCTGGACCGTCTGCTGTCGATCTCCCTGCCGCGCGTACGTGACTTCCGCGGTCTGAACGCCAAGTCCTTCGACGGTCGTGGCAACTACAGCATGGGCGTCAAAGAGCAGATCATCTTCCCGGAAATCGATTACGACAAGATCGATGCCCTCCGCGGTATGGATATCACTCTGACCACCACCGCTCGTACGGATGATGAAGGTCGTGCCCTGCTGCGCGCCTTCAACTTCCCGTTCCGCAACTGA
- the rpsS gene encoding 30S ribosomal protein S19: protein MPRSLKKGPFIDLHLLKKIEVAVEKNDRKPIKTWSRRSMILPHMVGLTIAVHNGRQHVPVLVNEDMVGHKLGEFAATRTYRGHAADKKAKR from the coding sequence GTGCCACGTTCTCTGAAAAAAGGTCCTTTTATCGATCTTCACCTGCTGAAGAAGATCGAAGTGGCGGTGGAAAAGAACGACCGCAAGCCGATCAAGACCTGGTCGCGCCGTTCGATGATCCTGCCGCACATGGTTGGTCTGACCATCGCTGTCCACAACGGCCGTCAACACGTGCCGGTCCTGGTCAACGAAGACATGGTCGGTCACAAACTCGGCGAGTTCGCTGCTACCCGCACTTATCGTGGGCACGCTGCGGACAAGAAAGCCAAGCGTTAA
- the rpmC gene encoding 50S ribosomal protein L29, with the protein MKANELREKSVEQLNEQLLGLLRDQFNLRMQKATGQLGQSHLLSQVKRDIARVKTVLNQQAGK; encoded by the coding sequence ATGAAAGCGAATGAACTTCGTGAAAAATCCGTTGAGCAGCTGAACGAGCAACTGCTCGGCCTGCTGCGCGACCAGTTCAATCTGCGCATGCAGAAGGCAACTGGCCAGTTGGGGCAGTCTCACCTGCTCTCGCAAGTGAAGCGCGACATCGCTCGCGTTAAAACTGTGCTCAACCAGCAAGCAGGTAAGTAA
- the rpsH gene encoding 30S ribosomal protein S8, whose product MSMQDPLADMLTRIRNAQMAEKTVVSMPSSKLKAAVAKVLKDEGYIADFQVSAEAKPLLSIELKYFEGKPVIEEVKRISRPGLRQYKSVDQLPKVRGGLGVSIVSTNKGVMTDRAARAAGVGGEVLCTVF is encoded by the coding sequence ATGAGTATGCAGGACCCGTTAGCAGACATGCTAACTCGCATCCGTAATGCCCAGATGGCTGAGAAGACCGTCGTGAGCATGCCGTCTTCCAAGCTGAAAGCGGCAGTCGCCAAAGTCCTCAAGGACGAAGGTTACATTGCGGATTTCCAAGTCAGCGCCGAGGCCAAGCCTCTGCTGTCGATCGAGCTGAAGTACTTCGAAGGCAAGCCTGTCATCGAAGAAGTGAAGCGAATCAGCCGTCCTGGCCTGCGCCAGTACAAATCCGTAGACCAGCTGCCGAAAGTACGCGGTGGCCTGGGTGTGTCGATCGTCTCCACCAACAAGGGTGTGATGACTGATCGTGCTGCCCGTGCCGCTGGTGTTGGTGGCGAAGTGCTCTGCACTGTGTTCTAA